From the Sphingobacteruim zhuxiongii genome, the window AAATATTTAAACTTTTCTTCACCATTAACCAATAATGTAACCTCATTATTTAAGGTTGGTGATGAAAGGCGTTCGTTTTTGAGATAGGAATAGACGCGTGCAAAATCGCCTATTTTATTGTGAATATTTTGAATAGACCAAGTCATTAACGGTTCCAAGCGCTGAAATTCTTTTTTCAACCGCAAAGTTTGCTCTTGATTTAGGCGTTTGAGTTTTTTTACTTTTGAAAACTTCTGACCAAATAGATAATATAGAATCACACCGACTAATGGCAAAAAGACGATAACCATCACCCATGAGATAGTCTTCGTCGGATTACGGTTCTCTATAAGAATCGTGATTATTACACCGAGGTAAATAATAGATGAAGGCATCCATCCCCATTGCTCTAGAAATAAAATTACAGGCTGTATATATTCATTCATATGGATATTTCTCGTACTTAATTGGGAGTCCTCCAATTTAAACCAACACAGCTACCAAATGTTTGAGACCCAATAACAAGATAGAAAAGAAAAATCAATAGTAGAAATATAGCTCGTACCTGCTTCGGGAATGCTTCGAATAATAACGAAGCAGTAGAGTAAAAACTACGCGCAATTCATGGCGCCTTCCATATGTAGAAGAGGAGAAAGATAAGGGATATCCAAGTTAGCTCCGCGTAGAATAAACCACACGCCCATGAGGATAAAGAGAACCGGCAGTATGGAACTGAAGCCCTTTTTAAGAACCCGTTTAGGAAAATTCCCAACGAAGGAGAAAATTAACAATAGCGGCAATGTTCCTAATCCGAAGAGAACCATAAACATAAAGCTATTTTGGAGCGAACTCGCGTTGACTGCAGAAGCCAGCGCCATGTATACCATTCCACAGGGTAATACACCATTGAGAACGCCAGCAACAAAACTGCCGCCGGGACGATAGAGCCATTGCCCCATAAATCGAGCGAAAGGCTGTATTGCTTTCGACTGGAAACTAGCCAATTGCTTAGAATGCTTACCAAGCATGTAAAACAATCCTAAAGCCGTTAACACAATCCCCGTAACCAAGCTAAAGGCTTGTTGCCAACCTTGAACTGCTGCAGCATTCCCTATTAAACCTAGTAAGACACCTAGTAAGCCATAGGTCAAAATCCTACCAAATTGATATAGCAATTTATTGAATGTTGTCTTCCATGAAACAGCACTCCCGCCTTGAACGGCAATCAGTAAAGGTCCGCACATCACCGCACAGTGAATACTGCCTAAAAGGCCCATAAAAAATGCAAGGTAATGATAAGTCATGCCCTAATAGTAAACGTGCTGATCAATCAAATAGCTGTCGCCTGCACTAACCCAATCGATTTCGAGATTCCAATTTCCCTTTT encodes:
- a CDS encoding sulfite exporter TauE/SafE family protein, whose protein sequence is MTYHYLAFFMGLLGSIHCAVMCGPLLIAVQGGSAVSWKTTFNKLLYQFGRILTYGLLGVLLGLIGNAAAVQGWQQAFSLVTGIVLTALGLFYMLGKHSKQLASFQSKAIQPFARFMGQWLYRPGGSFVAGVLNGVLPCGMVYMALASAVNASSLQNSFMFMVLFGLGTLPLLLIFSFVGNFPKRVLKKGFSSILPVLFILMGVWFILRGANLDIPYLSPLLHMEGAMNCA